From the genome of Planctomycetota bacterium:
GATTTGAGCGCCCCGATCGCGCGGAGCATCGCCAGTTCGCGTGTCCGCTCGCTCACGCCCATCGTCAGCGCCGAGAACACGATGAACACCGCCGCGATCATCGACAGCGTGCCGCCCAGATAGCTGAGCAAGGTCAGCGCCTCGAAGTTCGTGTCGAAGTTTTTCTGGCGCGTCGCGGCCGTCTCGATGCGCAGCATCGCCTCCGCGTGCGCCTTGCTGAACGCCGCGGCGAAGGCGTCGGTGTCTACGTCGCCCTTGAGGTCCACGTCGATTTCACTGAACCGGTTCGGCTCCTTGAGCCAGTCGCGCAGCGTGGCGATCGGCAGATACACGCTCGGCGGGCCGAAGCGCATCATGTCCGGCCGGCCCAGCACGCCGATGACCTTCAAATGCAGCGCCCCCGTTGGACTCGGCACGCCGAGGATGTCGCCGACTTTCACGTTGAGCTTCTGCGCGACCTGCTCCTCGACAACGGCCACATCGCGATCATCATTGTCGAACCACCGCCCCGAAGTCAGCGCGCTGATGGACGTGTCCGCCGGCGCGTCGATGGAGAGCCCGATCAAACTTGCCGGCCGATCGCGCACCGGTTCATCGTTGGCGTCAAGCAGCGGGCTCACGGAGATGAGGCGTGCGTTGATCCGCCGCACGCGCGGGTCGTTGCGGAGTTCGTCGGCGATCGCGCCGTCGATGAGCACGCCGCGGGATTGATCGGGGCGGATGACCATGTCGGTCGATCCGTACATCGAGCCGAGAACCGTGTAAGCCGCCGCCCGCAGCGAGGCGAACGCGCTGGTCAGCGCGGTGACGAGACTGACCGCCACGGCGATCGCGGCAAATGTCAGCACCGCCCGCGTGCGGTGATGCTGCAAATGACGCTGGATGAGATGAGCGATGGCCATGGTGTTTTCTGTTTAGCGACGCCGCTCGCGGCGTGCTTCTCTTCACCGATCCCCAACCCCCGCCCCCCGATCCCCAGTATGCAGCATCGACTGATAGCGCTGCGCCAGCGCGGCCGGGCCGTCGACGGACGCCGTGTCGAAGCGGTCGACGATGCGTCCGTCGGCGATGAAGATCACTTGTTTGGCCCATGCCGCGACGCTCGGTTCGTGCGTGACCATCAAAATCGTCACATGGTCCTTCTCGCACAGATCGCGCAGGAGTTGGCAGACGACCTGACTGGCGGCCGAGTCGAGATTGCCGGTCGGTTCGTCGGCGAGAATCAGGTCGGGCTGGGTGATGAGCGCGCGCCCGATGGCGACGCGCTGCTGTTCTCCTCCGCTCATCGCCTCGGGCCGATGATCGACGCGATGGGCCAGACCGAGCTTCCGGAGCATCGCCTGCGCCTCGTGCAGGACGCCGTCACGCGACGCCCCGCCGAGGCGCAATGGCAGGGCGACGTTTTCGACGGCGCTGAGCGTGGGGATCAGATTGAAGCTCTGGAAGATGAGCCCGATATGTTTGCGGCGAAAGAGCGTCAGCTCCTTGTCGTTCATCTTGGCCAGGTCCTGATCAGCGACGCGGATGCTCCCGCGGTCGGGCGAAGTCAGACCGGCGACCAGATGCAGCAGCGTGCTTTTGCCGGACCCGCTGGCACCCATGATGGCGACGAAGTCACCCTGCTGCACTTCAAGGTCCACGCCCGCAAGCGCTTCGACGCGGCGGCCCCCTTGTTCAAACGAACGCGCGACCTGTTGCACCACCAGTGGTTTCACGCCTACATCCTATTCAATCCGCATCATCGGCATACGCCGCGCGAACCGCATCGGTTCACATTCGCCGCCCAAAACTACTTTTTGCCGTATTGCCCGGTTGCGTTTGCCGATACAATGGGCGTGTGGGAATTACGTAGTGTCAATGGGTCAACCGTATGAAGCTGACCGTATGGGGTTGTCGCGGATCCATCCCAGTCCCCGGCCGGCACACGGTCCGGTACGGGGGGAATTCCAGTTGCTATGAAGTGCGCAGCAGCGGCGGCGAACTGCTCGTGCTCGACGCCGGGTCGGGCATCCGCGAGCTGGGCCGGTCGCTCGCCTCCCACCGGCGCGTGCAGGGTCACATCTTCGTGAGCCACACGCACTGGGATCACATCATGGGCTACCCCTTCTTCACCCCGCTCTTCCACGCCGGCAACCGCTTCTCGATGCTCGGCGCCCCGCAGGACGTTTACGATTTCCGCACGCTCATGAGCCGGCAGATGGATCACGCCTACTTCCCCGTGCGGCTCGAAGACCTGGCGGCGACGCTGACGTTCGAGAACATCGGCGAAGGCGAGTACGAGATGGGGCCGTTCCGCGTCCGGACCAAGTGGATGAATCACCCCGTCGCCTGTCTGGGGGCACGCATCGAATGCGACGGCCATGTCCTGGTGTATACGGGCGATCACGAACAATACCACGGCGTCGACGAAGCGCGCAACGGCGAGATCGTCGAGTTCATGCGCGATGCGGACCTGGTGATCTGCGACGGTATGTACACGCAGGCCGAGTACGAAACGCACGTCGGCTGGGGCCACGCTTCGATGGAGCACTTCATCGAAACCGCCCTCGCCGCCGACGCC
Proteins encoded in this window:
- a CDS encoding ATP-binding cassette domain-containing protein, yielding MKPLVVQQVARSFEQGGRRVEALAGVDLEVQQGDFVAIMGASGSGKSTLLHLVAGLTSPDRGSIRVADQDLAKMNDKELTLFRRKHIGLIFQSFNLIPTLSAVENVALPLRLGGASRDGVLHEAQAMLRKLGLAHRVDHRPEAMSGGEQQRVAIGRALITQPDLILADEPTGNLDSAASQVVCQLLRDLCEKDHVTILMVTHEPSVAAWAKQVIFIADGRIVDRFDTASVDGPAALAQRYQSMLHTGDRGAGVGDR
- a CDS encoding MBL fold metallo-hydrolase — encoded protein: MKLTVWGCRGSIPVPGRHTVRYGGNSSCYEVRSSGGELLVLDAGSGIRELGRSLASHRRVQGHIFVSHTHWDHIMGYPFFTPLFHAGNRFSMLGAPQDVYDFRTLMSRQMDHAYFPVRLEDLAATLTFENIGEGEYEMGPFRVRTKWMNHPVACLGARIECDGHVLVYTGDHEQYHGVDEARNGEIVEFMRDADLVICDGMYTQAEYETHVGWGHASMEHFIETALAADARRLLISHHEPTRSDDELDELTAHFQAQLARHRLPLEVDFAIEGQRLDLSAGALAASA